A region of Nostoc edaphicum CCNP1411 DNA encodes the following proteins:
- a CDS encoding ATP-binding protein produces MVDDNPQNLLNLEAMLYSLGQNLVKAHSGMEALRCLLNQDFALILLDVQMPGMDGFETANLIRERSVSTPIIFLTAFNTSDNLVSKGYSLGAVDYLIKTISPEILTSKVAVFVDLFKKTEEVKRQAAQLKMQELQMLSQQHEKLIALGKLAAGLAHELNNPASAARRAAEHLCHTMQILEALALRRIEQHLTPTQLERILELKRDAIEYAATLDDLDYLAQIDLEDELADWLESNGVANGWRLAPTLVGAGLNTVALEAINNLVATDALNDVLTWLEATLASATVLNVLDQGTDRIFKIVKAVKAYSYMDQTPRQYVDLHEGLDNTLIILGYKLKSRSVTVIREYSPNQPHIPVYASALNQVWTNLIDNAIDAVGEGGMIWVRTTSEKDYLIVEIADNGLGIPPEIQSRIFEPFFTTKDVGAGTGLGLEIAYRIVVGQHNGDIRCFSKPGDTRFQVHLPFADR; encoded by the coding sequence ATGGTAGACGACAATCCGCAAAATCTGTTGAACTTGGAGGCGATGCTGTACAGCCTGGGTCAAAATCTGGTAAAGGCTCATTCGGGTATGGAAGCTTTGAGATGTCTTCTTAATCAGGATTTTGCCTTAATTCTGCTCGACGTCCAGATGCCAGGGATGGATGGCTTTGAGACGGCAAATTTAATTCGAGAACGGTCGGTGTCCACCCCGATCATTTTCTTGACAGCGTTTAACACAAGCGACAATCTTGTGTCCAAAGGTTATTCCCTTGGTGCGGTAGACTACCTGATTAAGACAATTTCGCCAGAAATATTGACATCGAAAGTGGCGGTGTTTGTTGACTTGTTCAAGAAGACGGAGGAGGTAAAACGACAAGCAGCACAACTTAAAATGCAAGAGCTTCAGATGTTATCTCAACAACACGAAAAGCTCATCGCCTTGGGTAAGTTAGCTGCGGGACTTGCTCATGAACTGAATAATCCAGCATCAGCAGCACGTCGAGCTGCAGAACATTTGTGCCACACGATGCAGATTCTAGAGGCTCTCGCGCTTAGACGTATTGAGCAACACCTCACGCCGACTCAACTAGAGCGCATCTTGGAGCTAAAGCGTGATGCCATTGAATATGCTGCTACACTCGACGATCTGGATTACTTGGCTCAAATTGATTTGGAAGATGAACTAGCAGACTGGCTGGAGTCGAATGGCGTTGCCAATGGGTGGAGACTTGCTCCCACACTCGTGGGGGCCGGACTTAACACCGTTGCATTAGAAGCGATTAACAATCTGGTGGCGACTGATGCACTCAACGATGTGCTGACTTGGTTGGAGGCAACCCTAGCTTCCGCAACTGTCCTGAATGTGCTTGATCAGGGCACTGATCGCATCTTTAAAATAGTCAAGGCTGTCAAGGCATACTCGTACATGGATCAAACTCCCCGGCAGTATGTAGATCTGCATGAAGGTCTTGACAACACGCTCATTATTTTGGGCTACAAGCTAAAATCGCGTAGTGTCACGGTAATACGGGAGTACTCGCCGAACCAGCCACACATTCCAGTCTACGCGAGTGCATTAAATCAGGTATGGACGAATCTTATTGATAATGCCATCGACGCTGTGGGCGAAGGGGGTATGATTTGGGTGCGTACGACAAGTGAAAAAGATTACCTCATAGTGGAAATTGCAGATAACGGGCTAGGCATTCCCCCTGAGATTCAGTCCCGAATCTTTGAACCGTTTTTTACAACGAAAGATGTTGGTGCAGGAACCGGGTTAGGTCTGGAGATTGCCTATCGGATTGTAGTGGGTCAGCATAACGGAGACATTCGCTGCTTTTCAAAGCCAGGCGATACGCGCTTTCAAGTTCATCTACCATTTGCGGATAGATAA
- a CDS encoding bestrophin family protein, producing the protein MSCSKPNITLEKCKKLLSKVKNSFRGKYQLYTGEKLHWIQVVLRLESSIIPDIIPWILFFCFYGFLVSLLHYCGFSIAFTDKNRVINNTIVIFNIGLTLLLVFRTNTAHDRFWEGRKLWGALVNTVRKSAQSIYIVVKEQSPKDRVEKEAILRLVVAFTIAMKLHLRADPLDEQLASLMSQIQFFKLRHTNHPPLQIAFWIRDYLQYQHDRNCLNTYQLTALHKLLDDMVDILGGCERILKTPLPLIYTIKLRQLVLIYCLILPLELVSHLNWWTGIVIAFVSFTLLSIEQIGSEIEEPFGHNANDLPLNMICNTMLRNVEELITLAPGSARSWQL; encoded by the coding sequence ATGAGCTGCTCAAAGCCTAATATTACACTAGAAAAGTGCAAAAAGCTTTTAAGCAAAGTCAAAAATTCGTTTAGAGGAAAGTATCAACTATACACAGGTGAAAAACTACATTGGATTCAAGTAGTTTTACGACTTGAAAGTTCAATTATTCCAGACATTATTCCCTGGATACTCTTTTTTTGTTTCTATGGTTTTTTGGTATCATTACTACACTATTGTGGATTTTCGATAGCTTTTACTGACAAAAATCGCGTAATTAATAATACCATTGTCATTTTCAATATAGGTTTGACTTTGCTATTGGTTTTTCGGACAAATACAGCTCATGACCGATTTTGGGAAGGTCGGAAACTATGGGGAGCTTTAGTCAATACGGTTCGGAAATCGGCTCAGAGTATTTACATAGTAGTTAAAGAACAGTCTCCAAAGGATCGAGTAGAAAAAGAGGCAATACTTCGGCTAGTAGTTGCTTTTACAATTGCAATGAAGTTACATCTAAGGGCAGATCCCTTGGACGAGCAATTAGCGTCATTGATGTCCCAAATTCAGTTTTTCAAGCTCAGACATACGAATCATCCCCCACTACAAATTGCTTTCTGGATTAGAGATTATTTGCAGTATCAGCATGACCGTAATTGTCTCAATACTTATCAGCTGACTGCCTTACATAAGTTGCTCGATGATATGGTAGATATTTTGGGTGGCTGTGAACGCATTTTGAAAACGCCGCTGCCCTTAATATATACAATTAAACTCAGGCAATTGGTGTTAATATATTGCCTAATATTGCCTCTAGAGTTAGTCAGTCATTTAAATTGGTGGACTGGAATAGTGATAGCTTTTGTGAGTTTCACATTATTGAGTATTGAACAAATTGGATCTGAAATCGAAGAGCCTTTCGGGCACAATGCAAATGATTTACCATTAAATATGATTTGCAACACAATGCTACGCAATGTTGAAGAGTTAATCACACTTGCTCCAGGCAGCGCTCGTTCTTGGCAACTCTAA
- a CDS encoding transposase family protein, with the protein MTSPLVRIESHPQSAKRLSGINYEQFMTLVVLAEQRHNQKQTEIQKNKVRLIAPGGGRKSEMSPKEGVCLCLVYLRQKPTFDILGLLFDISKTKANDAFNYWVKILREILPASQMEEVEKDSQKYQELRKILCEHELIVDSAEQAIERPVDYQEQKQHYSGKKKMHTLKNQFIVLPNGEDIVDIYIGNLGKTSDINLFRETQGKFDCEQKFIGDKAYIGESTITTPYKKPRKKEISELQKKENQQLSSRRIGVEHLIGKVKIFRVASEKFRLARHKYSQVIMTVCGLVRLRLNCLLSLAINI; encoded by the coding sequence ATGACGAGTCCTTTAGTAAGAATCGAATCACATCCCCAGTCAGCAAAACGATTGAGCGGTATTAATTATGAACAGTTTATGACATTAGTTGTGTTGGCAGAACAACGACATAATCAGAAACAAACGGAAATTCAAAAAAACAAAGTTCGTCTTATTGCTCCTGGTGGTGGACGTAAATCAGAAATGTCTCCTAAAGAAGGGGTCTGTTTATGTCTAGTTTACCTTCGACAAAAACCAACTTTTGATATTTTGGGTTTGTTATTTGATATATCAAAAACTAAAGCGAATGATGCTTTTAATTATTGGGTGAAGATTTTGAGAGAGATATTACCAGCTTCTCAAATGGAAGAGGTAGAAAAAGATAGTCAGAAATATCAAGAACTACGTAAAATTCTTTGTGAGCATGAATTGATTGTAGATAGTGCAGAACAAGCTATAGAGAGGCCTGTAGACTATCAAGAGCAAAAACAGCACTACTCTGGCAAGAAAAAAATGCATACCCTGAAAAACCAGTTTATTGTATTGCCCAATGGAGAAGATATTGTTGACATTTATATTGGAAATTTAGGAAAAACAAGCGATATTAATTTATTCCGAGAAACACAAGGTAAATTTGATTGTGAACAAAAATTTATTGGAGATAAAGCTTACATAGGAGAATCAACAATTACCACGCCTTACAAGAAACCGAGGAAGAAAGAAATTTCGGAATTACAAAAAAAAGAAAACCAGCAGTTATCGTCTAGAAGAATAGGCGTTGAACATTTAATAGGGAAAGTAAAAATATTTCGAGTCGCTAGTGAGAAATTTCGTTTAGCAAGGCACAAGTATAGCCAGGTAATTATGACCGTTTGTGGGTTAGTCAGGCTACGGCTTAATTGTTTACTTTCACTAGCTATTAATATTTAA
- a CDS encoding FAD-dependent oxidoreductase, whose product MANPILLTVDDDPGVLRVIERDLRQQYGNSFRVLRADSGAKALSVLQQVKLRNEMVALFLVDQRMPQMTGVQFIEQAMQIFPYAKRVLLTAYADTNAAVSAINTAKIDYYLMKPWDPPQEILYPILNDLLDDWVSSYHPPFEGIRVIGSRWSPKSHQIKDFLARNHVPYQWLDIETEEEARQWVIYTQCDTAHLPLLMFPDGLFLTQPTHVQIAEKIGLKTRAEMPFYDLIIVGAGPAGLAAAVYGASEGLRTVLIEREAPGGQAGTSSQIENYLGFPSGLSGAELARRAVIQAKRFGVEILAPQEVVGIRLEDPYRIVKLTDGTELSCHALLIATGVSYRQLDVSDIDKLTGAGVYYGAAMSEVLSCLNEDVYIVGAANSAGQAAVYISKYARNVTILVRGDSLAKSMSKYLIDRILATENIKVQLNTSVIKVHGETNLEAITIVDAQTGEKQTVPTKLLFILIGARPHTDWLAGVLERDEQGFILTGSSLMREGRCPKGWKLVRQPFLLESNVPGIFVAGDVRYGSVKRVASGVGEGAIAVQFIHQYLNKV is encoded by the coding sequence GTGGCTAATCCTATACTACTTACGGTTGATGATGACCCTGGAGTTCTACGAGTAATAGAGCGCGATCTCCGACAACAGTATGGCAATAGCTTTCGGGTACTGCGAGCAGACTCAGGAGCAAAAGCCTTGAGTGTACTGCAACAGGTAAAACTGCGTAACGAGATGGTTGCGCTTTTTCTGGTAGACCAGCGGATGCCACAGATGACAGGTGTGCAGTTCATCGAACAGGCTATGCAGATATTCCCGTATGCAAAACGGGTCTTGCTGACAGCTTATGCAGACACCAATGCTGCTGTATCTGCTATCAATACAGCAAAGATTGATTACTATCTTATGAAACCGTGGGATCCGCCACAAGAAATCCTATACCCCATTCTTAACGATCTGCTAGACGATTGGGTCTCGTCATACCACCCACCTTTTGAAGGGATTCGCGTTATTGGTTCCCGTTGGTCGCCCAAGTCGCACCAAATTAAGGACTTCTTGGCCCGCAACCATGTACCTTATCAGTGGTTGGACATTGAGACAGAGGAAGAAGCACGTCAATGGGTTATCTATACTCAATGTGATACCGCGCACCTGCCACTACTGATGTTCCCCGACGGTTTGTTTCTCACACAACCAACACACGTTCAGATTGCGGAGAAAATCGGGTTAAAGACGCGTGCCGAAATGCCGTTTTACGACTTGATTATCGTGGGTGCAGGTCCGGCTGGTTTGGCAGCAGCAGTCTATGGGGCGTCCGAAGGTCTACGCACGGTGTTGATTGAAAGAGAGGCCCCAGGGGGACAAGCAGGGACGAGTTCCCAGATTGAGAACTATTTAGGCTTTCCAAGTGGACTCAGTGGAGCCGAACTAGCCCGTCGCGCTGTCATTCAGGCCAAACGGTTCGGCGTAGAGATTCTCGCACCTCAAGAGGTAGTTGGTATTCGCTTGGAGGATCCGTATCGTATCGTCAAGCTGACGGACGGGACAGAGTTAAGCTGTCACGCGCTGCTGATTGCAACTGGTGTCTCGTATCGCCAACTTGATGTGTCTGATATCGACAAACTTACTGGGGCTGGTGTGTACTACGGTGCAGCAATGTCCGAAGTGCTTTCTTGCCTGAATGAAGATGTTTATATCGTTGGTGCGGCTAACTCAGCCGGCCAGGCAGCAGTATATATTTCTAAATACGCTCGCAATGTGACTATACTGGTACGCGGCGACTCACTTGCTAAAAGCATGTCGAAGTACTTGATAGACCGAATCTTGGCCACAGAAAATATTAAAGTGCAGTTGAACACCAGTGTCATCAAGGTTCATGGTGAGACCAATCTAGAGGCGATCACTATCGTCGATGCTCAAACTGGCGAAAAGCAAACTGTTCCTACAAAGTTGCTGTTCATCTTAATCGGCGCGAGGCCACACACTGATTGGCTGGCTGGTGTCCTGGAGAGAGACGAACAAGGGTTTATCCTAACCGGGTCGAGCCTGATGCGCGAGGGACGATGCCCAAAAGGATGGAAACTGGTTCGTCAACCCTTCCTGTTGGAATCCAATGTACCAGGCATCTTTGTGGCTGGAGATGTGCGTTACGGTTCGGTAAAGCGAGTCGCCTCAGGAGTTGGAGAAGGTGCAATAGCCGTTCAATTCATCCATCAATATCTTAATAAGGTGTAA
- a CDS encoding AGE family epimerase/isomerase — MSNMSFSFSDLIAGYVTDFDSSKGDFGTFALKTSDGRKFQVALTSMTYAELVRNLDEPYFDCTRQISSMLVPNCYLFVYGIFYPEAGEYKFEAKHIVFLGRTENEYLFEKPDWWVKQIQSLANFYLKAQFEDGEIDYRKYRTGIGLVGSKENSNRQETDTISRLVYGFATAYMMTGDDRYLEAAEKGTEYLREHMRFLDEGEGICYWYHAVDVKPDSSKQKIFSSEFGDDYDAIPAYEQIYALAGPTQTYRVTGDPRIMKDIELTINLFNKHFLDKTDKGGFFSHIDPITLSPYSETLGHNRAKKNWNSIGDHAPAYLINLWLATGEEEYANFLEYTFDTIEKRFPDYDHSPFIQERFYEDWSHDTTWGWQQNRAVVGHNLKIAWNLMRMNHLKPKEKYIALAEKIAEIMPAIGSDQQRGGWYDVVERLLKPGQEVHRFVWHNRKAWWQQEQAILAYLILTGSLDKPEYQRHAREAAGFYNTWFLDYAGGGVYFNVLADGLPYLLGTERGKGSHSMSGYHSFELAYLACVYTNLLITKQPMDLYFKPKPGGFKDNILRVAPDILPPGSVQIGNVWINGQKYSDFDASSLTVKLPSTQDELKIRVRLLPTQMSFDATLLEVTNGTANISLTGSLDASAVGHFQEVLVKATEKPVKRLVLLLQDLQCITTAGLRALIFTKQKLGPNVDIYIVGAPDNVKQFLQMSGFYEGITVLDQYETVEMASL, encoded by the coding sequence ATGAGTAACATGAGCTTTTCGTTTTCGGACTTGATTGCTGGGTATGTTACCGATTTTGATTCAAGCAAGGGAGATTTTGGTACTTTCGCTCTCAAAACGTCAGATGGTAGGAAATTTCAAGTAGCATTGACCTCAATGACGTATGCTGAGCTAGTGCGCAATTTAGATGAGCCTTACTTTGATTGCACTAGACAGATCAGTTCAATGCTCGTTCCAAATTGCTATCTTTTCGTGTATGGGATTTTTTATCCTGAGGCAGGTGAGTATAAGTTTGAAGCTAAACATATAGTTTTTCTGGGCAGGACCGAAAATGAGTATCTTTTTGAAAAACCAGACTGGTGGGTTAAGCAGATACAAAGCCTTGCCAATTTTTACCTAAAAGCCCAGTTTGAAGATGGCGAAATTGATTATCGGAAATACCGCACTGGTATCGGCTTAGTTGGTTCCAAGGAAAATAGTAATCGTCAGGAAACTGACACCATTTCCCGCCTGGTTTACGGTTTTGCCACAGCCTACATGATGACTGGGGATGACCGCTACCTAGAGGCTGCTGAAAAAGGCACTGAATACCTACGCGAACACATGCGTTTTCTAGATGAGGGTGAAGGTATTTGCTATTGGTATCACGCCGTTGACGTGAAGCCAGATAGCAGCAAGCAGAAAATATTCTCCTCAGAATTTGGTGATGATTATGACGCTATTCCAGCTTACGAGCAAATTTATGCCCTGGCTGGCCCCACCCAGACCTATCGGGTAACGGGCGATCCACGCATCATGAAAGATATTGAGTTGACCATTAATCTGTTTAACAAGCATTTCCTGGACAAGACAGATAAAGGAGGATTTTTCTCCCACATTGATCCAATTACTCTCAGCCCTTATTCTGAGACTTTAGGCCACAACCGTGCGAAGAAAAATTGGAACTCAATAGGTGACCATGCCCCAGCCTATCTGATCAATCTTTGGCTGGCGACTGGCGAGGAAGAATACGCAAATTTCCTTGAGTACACGTTTGACACCATTGAAAAGCGGTTCCCGGATTATGACCATAGCCCGTTTATTCAGGAACGTTTTTATGAGGATTGGAGTCACGACACAACTTGGGGATGGCAGCAGAATCGAGCAGTCGTAGGTCATAACCTCAAAATTGCTTGGAACCTTATGCGGATGAACCACCTAAAACCAAAAGAAAAATATATCGCTCTAGCTGAAAAGATTGCAGAGATCATGCCTGCAATCGGCAGCGACCAACAGCGTGGTGGGTGGTACGATGTCGTGGAACGCCTCCTCAAACCAGGGCAAGAGGTACACCGCTTTGTCTGGCATAACCGGAAAGCTTGGTGGCAGCAGGAACAAGCTATTTTAGCCTACCTTATCCTGACTGGCTCGCTTGATAAACCTGAGTATCAACGCCATGCACGTGAAGCGGCAGGTTTCTATAACACTTGGTTCCTCGATTACGCGGGTGGAGGTGTATACTTCAATGTTCTCGCAGATGGACTTCCCTACTTGCTAGGAACTGAGCGAGGTAAGGGCAGCCACTCAATGAGTGGTTACCACTCGTTCGAGCTGGCTTACTTGGCTTGCGTCTATACAAACCTGCTGATTACTAAGCAGCCGATGGATTTGTATTTCAAGCCGAAGCCTGGTGGTTTTAAGGACAACATCCTACGGGTTGCACCAGATATACTGCCACCAGGTAGTGTGCAGATTGGCAATGTATGGATCAACGGGCAAAAGTATTCCGATTTTGATGCCTCAAGTCTAACGGTCAAACTACCGTCTACTCAAGACGAACTGAAAATTCGAGTCAGGCTCCTTCCCACTCAGATGTCTTTCGACGCAACGCTGCTGGAAGTAACTAATGGTACTGCTAATATTTCCTTAACTGGCTCACTGGATGCCAGTGCTGTAGGACATTTTCAGGAAGTGTTGGTCAAAGCAACAGAAAAGCCAGTAAAACGCCTCGTCTTGCTGCTACAAGACCTGCAATGTATTACTACTGCTGGTTTGCGGGCCCTTATTTTCACTAAGCAAAAGCTCGGACCTAATGTTGACATTTATATAGTCGGTGCTCCTGATAATGTGAAGCAATTCCTCCAAATGAGTGGATTCTACGAGGGCATCACTGTGTTAGATCAGTATGAAACTGTTGAGATGGCCAGTCTGTAG
- the glgX gene encoding glycogen debranching protein GlgX — protein MMLTTPNYQTELGNYQKERATEQYQLEPGCQHPLGATPDQDGVNFSIFSEHSTFVELLLFDNHDDLEPTQVIELDSKINKTFHFWHVYVKGLKPGAHYAYRLDGPQDLHQTGHRFNKNKILIDPYARGNTNTLWKRSDALGSKDNLASSMRSVVIDISDYNWEGDRPINRPMNETIIYEMHVGGFTKSPSSGCKYPGTFSAIIEKIPYLKELGITAVELLPIFDFDEKNILREINGKRLNDYWGYNPHSYFAPEGSYCVLPDVGNHIKEFRDMVKALHKEGIEVILDVVFNHTDEGNHQGLIINFKGFFNSIFYHLVPWDKQYYMDYSGCGNTVNCNHPIVQKLIVDSLEFWVKEMHVDGFRFDEGSILSRGQNGVPMDHPPVVWNIETSEILADTKIIAEAWDAAGLYQIGCFPGYRWAEWNGRFRDDIRRFVKGDPGMVGAAAWRIAGSADLYQPTAHLPINSVNFITCHDGFTLNDLVSYNHKHNEENGEDNRDGINDNLSWNCGIEGDTKNSEIEGLRQRQIKNFAAILMLSQGVPMFVAGDEFRRTQKGNNNAYCQDNEISWLDWNLVEKSADIFRFFKLMINFRKCYCHSALHRRYFFTGEVNERGFADISWHGCKLFSPGWHDSHARVLAFTLGGFEQEADIHVMLNMYWENLDFEIPSIKGRRWYKVVDTALVSPMDIVEPGEETIVSGNVYPVKDRSVVVLISK, from the coding sequence ATGATGCTAACAACACCTAACTATCAAACGGAACTGGGTAATTATCAGAAGGAAAGAGCTACAGAACAATACCAATTAGAACCTGGATGCCAACATCCTTTAGGTGCGACGCCGGACCAAGACGGAGTAAACTTCTCAATTTTTTCAGAGCATAGTACTTTTGTCGAACTCTTGTTGTTTGATAACCATGATGACCTAGAACCTACACAAGTTATTGAATTAGACTCAAAGATAAATAAAACTTTCCACTTTTGGCATGTCTATGTCAAAGGGTTAAAACCGGGCGCTCACTACGCCTATCGGCTTGACGGTCCTCAGGATTTACACCAAACAGGACACCGTTTTAACAAAAATAAGATACTGATTGATCCTTACGCTAGAGGAAACACTAACACCCTTTGGAAACGCAGCGATGCTTTAGGGTCAAAAGATAACCTAGCCAGCTCAATGCGTAGTGTAGTCATTGATATATCGGATTATAACTGGGAAGGTGATCGTCCCATTAACCGACCAATGAATGAGACCATTATTTATGAGATGCACGTTGGCGGATTTACTAAATCACCTTCCTCAGGCTGTAAATATCCCGGTACTTTTTCTGCAATCATTGAGAAGATTCCTTATCTAAAAGAGTTGGGAATCACTGCTGTTGAACTCTTGCCAATATTTGATTTTGACGAAAAGAACATTCTCCGAGAAATTAACGGCAAGCGACTCAATGACTACTGGGGATACAACCCGCACAGCTACTTTGCTCCTGAAGGTTCATATTGTGTATTACCTGATGTAGGTAATCATATCAAGGAGTTTCGGGATATGGTCAAGGCATTGCACAAGGAAGGAATTGAGGTCATTCTGGATGTAGTCTTTAATCACACCGACGAAGGAAACCATCAGGGTCTAATCATCAACTTCAAAGGTTTTTTTAATAGCATCTTCTATCACTTAGTACCCTGGGACAAGCAATACTACATGGACTACTCCGGGTGTGGAAATACTGTTAACTGCAACCATCCTATAGTGCAGAAGTTGATTGTAGATAGCTTAGAATTTTGGGTGAAAGAGATGCACGTTGATGGTTTCCGGTTTGATGAAGGGTCTATTCTTTCTCGGGGACAGAACGGGGTACCAATGGATCATCCGCCAGTAGTTTGGAATATTGAAACATCCGAAATTTTGGCTGATACCAAAATCATTGCTGAGGCTTGGGATGCGGCTGGGCTTTATCAGATTGGTTGCTTCCCTGGATATCGTTGGGCAGAATGGAACGGACGCTTCCGAGACGACATCCGGCGCTTTGTTAAGGGGGATCCAGGAATGGTTGGGGCTGCTGCTTGGCGTATTGCTGGAAGTGCTGATCTTTACCAACCAACTGCTCATTTACCAATTAACAGCGTTAACTTCATCACCTGTCATGATGGGTTCACTCTCAATGATTTAGTTTCTTACAATCACAAGCATAATGAAGAGAATGGTGAAGACAACCGGGATGGCATCAATGACAATTTGAGCTGGAATTGCGGTATTGAAGGAGATACTAAGAACTCAGAAATTGAGGGATTGCGTCAGCGACAAATTAAGAATTTTGCAGCCATTCTCATGCTCTCCCAAGGTGTACCAATGTTTGTCGCAGGTGATGAATTTAGACGTACACAAAAGGGCAACAACAACGCTTACTGCCAGGATAACGAGATTAGTTGGTTAGACTGGAATCTTGTAGAGAAGAGCGCTGATATTTTCAGGTTTTTCAAGTTGATGATTAATTTCCGCAAGTGTTACTGCCATTCGGCATTACACCGTCGTTATTTCTTCACGGGTGAAGTTAATGAGCGGGGCTTTGCGGACATTTCTTGGCATGGTTGCAAGTTGTTCAGCCCGGGTTGGCACGACTCTCATGCTAGAGTTCTCGCATTTACTCTGGGGGGCTTTGAACAAGAAGCAGATATTCATGTAATGCTCAATATGTACTGGGAAAATCTCGACTTTGAAATTCCTTCTATTAAAGGTAGGAGATGGTACAAAGTCGTAGACACTGCTCTTGTCTCTCCTATGGATATTGTGGAACCCGGAGAAGAAACTATAGTTTCAGGTAATGTCTATCCTGTTAAAGACCGTAGCGTTGTCGTTCTCATTTCCAAATAA